From Streptomyces sp. Edi4, one genomic window encodes:
- a CDS encoding VCBS repeat-containing protein — protein MLDLSPTGILTLYADVTMSGLGTGSWSGSGWNMYNKVIAAGDVSRDGKNDLLARTPGGDLYFYAGTGHASTPFESRVRIGPGWDMYSGSKIAAPGDLTGDGRSDLVAVDSAGTLWRYDADGTGTFKSPVKIGWGWNTYKYGIY, from the coding sequence GTGCTGGACCTGTCCCCGACCGGGATCCTGACGCTGTACGCCGATGTCACCATGAGCGGCCTCGGGACCGGCAGTTGGTCCGGTTCGGGCTGGAACATGTACAACAAGGTCATCGCGGCCGGGGACGTCAGCAGGGACGGCAAGAACGACCTGCTGGCCCGCACGCCCGGCGGCGATCTGTACTTCTACGCCGGCACCGGCCACGCCTCGACTCCGTTCGAGAGCCGCGTACGGATCGGTCCCGGCTGGGACATGTACAGCGGCAGCAAGATCGCCGCACCCGGCGACCTGACCGGCGACGGCCGCTCGGACCTGGTCGCGGTGGACTCGGCGGGCACCCTGTGGCGCTACGACGCCGACGGCACGGGCACGTTCAAGAGCCCGGTGAAGATCGGCTGGGGCTGGAACACCTACAAGTACGGCATCTACTAG
- a CDS encoding VOC family protein has protein sequence MLAAVDHVQLAAPPGSEPALRSYYQDVLGMTEIPKPPPLAARGGCWFQYGSVQLHLGVEEDFRPAKKAHPGLRVTAIEAYARRLAERGATVVWDDNLPGHRRFYSEDPAGNRLEFLEPLA, from the coding sequence ATGCTCGCCGCCGTCGACCATGTTCAGCTCGCCGCCCCGCCGGGCAGCGAGCCCGCGCTGAGGTCGTACTACCAGGACGTGCTCGGCATGACCGAGATCCCCAAGCCGCCGCCGCTCGCGGCCCGTGGCGGCTGCTGGTTCCAGTACGGCAGTGTCCAGCTCCACCTGGGCGTGGAGGAGGACTTCCGGCCCGCGAAGAAGGCCCACCCCGGTCTGCGCGTCACCGCGATCGAGGCGTACGCCCGCCGGTTGGCGGAGCGCGGCGCCACGGTCGTCTGGGACGACAACCTGCCGGGCCACCGGCGGTTCTACTCCGAGGACCCGGCCGGCAACCGGCTGGAGTTCCTGGAGCCATTGGCGTAA